One Coffea arabica cultivar ET-39 chromosome 5e, Coffea Arabica ET-39 HiFi, whole genome shotgun sequence DNA segment encodes these proteins:
- the LOC113688450 gene encoding WEB family protein At5g55860-like translates to MFIGDSSEMVAKDRQKNTGSPKVVVGEIDTSAPFQSVKDAVNLFGEGAFSGEKPATRKVKAYSAERVLAKETQLHLVQKELNKLKDQLKNAESTRAQALSDLEKAKRAVEGLTAKLNTVGESKNLAIKATEVAKNHMDKMEEAERCNSNGVDGSRRENLESAREHYMAVSAELDATKQDLRKIRQDYDASGEAKAAAIKQVAEAEVAAKANMEKAGELSKEIAVLQESIEQVKLASMQSQDEEAKLYADKDVLKQSYKTRLEESANKLNALKKEIDPELTRNLETQLAETMLQIEQLRKEMDSTKASDLDSVKMVTTELDDAKESLQKVAEEESSMRSLVEKLKLELENVKKEHSELKEKEADTESIAGNLHVKLRKTKSELEAALGEKSKIEGASDDMLSTLEQLSSENEIARNEAEEMKKQAEELKKESEATRILLEEAEERLKVGLQDAEEAKVAEASALDQIKVMSERTNAARASTSETGAQITISRDEFESLSKKVEESDKLAEMKVAAAIAQVEAVKASENEALKKLEATQKEIDEIKAATQEALKRAEMAEAAKKAVEGELRRWHEREQKKAAEAASRILAETDMSFTASPNNYRIQKQNPPEKRMEFRKLDRAKTSVSRKVLMPSITGIFHRKRNQVEGGSPSYLPGEEPV, encoded by the exons GTGGGAGAGATAGACACTAGTGCACCTTTTCAGTCAGTTAAAGATGCCGTCAATTTATTTGGCGAGGGTGCTTTCTCAGGGGAAAAACCTGCCACTAGAAAAGTAAAGGCATATTCTGCAGAG AGAGTATTAGCAAAGGAGACACAGCTTCACTTGGTTCAGAAAGAGCTCAATAAGTTGAAAGATCAATTGAAGAATGCTGAAAGTACAAGAGCCCAAGCACTTTCAGACCTTGAAAAGGCTAAACGAGCCGTTGAGGGTTTGACTGCCAAACTCAATACTGTTGGTGAGTCGAAGAATTTGGCGATTAAAGCAACAGAAGTGGCAAAGAATCACATGGATAAGATGGAAGAAGCAGAAAGGTGCAATTCCAATGGTGTTGATGGTTCTCGGAGAGAGAATCTTGAAAGTGCGAGAGAACATTATATGGCTGTGAGTGCCGAACTTGATGCTACAAAACAAGATCTGAGGAAGATCCGTCAGGATTATGATGCATCTGGGGAAGCCAAAGCTGCAGCAATCAAGCAGGTAGCAGAAGCTGAGGTTGCTGCTAAAGCAAATATGGAGAAAGCTGGTGAACTATCCAAAGAAATTGCTGTTCTTCAGGAGTCAATTGAACAGGTGAAGCTTGCCAGTATGCAATCACAGGATGAAGAAGCGAAGTTATATGCTGATAAGGATGTCCTGAAGCAGTCTTACAAAACCAGACTGGAGGAGTCTGCAAATAAACTGAATGCCTTGAAGAAGGAGATTGATCCTGAACTGACTCGAAATCTGGAAACACAGTTGGCTGAAACCATGTTGCAAATTGAACAGCTAAGAAAAGAGATGGACAGCACAAAGGCTTCAGATCTTGATTCTGTGAAGATGGTTACTACAGAGCTGGATGATGCTAAGGAATCATTGCAAAAGGTAGCAGAAGAGGAGAGCTCAATGCGGAGCTTGGTGGAAAAACTTAAACTTGAGCTTGAGAATGTAAAAAAGGAGCATTCAGagttgaaagaaaaggaagcgGACACAGAATCAATAGCTGGAAATCTGCATGTCAAGCTTCGCAAAACCAAGTCTGAGCTGGAAGCAGCCCTTggagaaaagtcgaaaatagAAGGTGCTTCTGATGATATGCTCTCTACCCTCGAGCAGCTGTCATCGGAGAATGAAATTGCAAGAAATGAGGCAGAGGAGATGAAGAAGCAAGCTGAGGAGTTGAAGAAAGAATCTGAAGCCACCAGAATTCTTCTAGAAGAAGCAGAAGAAAGGTTAAAAGTTGGATTGCAagatgctgaagaagccaaagTAGCTGAGGCTAGCGCCCTCGATCAGATTAAAGTTATGTCCGAGCGAACCAATGCTGCACGTGCATCTACCTCTGAAACAGGTGCCCAGATCACCATATCGAGAGATGAATTCGAGTCATTAAGCAAAAAAGTTGAAGAATCTGACAAGTTGGCAGAAATGAAAGTGGCTGCTGCAATAGCTCAGGTGGAAGCTGTGAAAGCAAGCGAAAATGAGGCCCTGAAGAAGTTAGAGGCCACTCAGAAGGAGATTGATGAAATTAAAGCTGCAACTCAGGAGGCATTGAAAAGGGCAGAGATGGCTGAGGCTGCCAAGAAAGCCGTGGAGGGAGAACTAAGGAGGTGGCATGAGCGTGAGCAAAAGAAGGCGGCAGAAGCAGCATCAAGAATTCTTGCCGAAACAGATATGTCCTTCACTGCTTCTCCAAATAATTACCGAATTCAAAAGCAGAATCCTCCAGAGAAAAGGATGGAATTCCGAAAGCTGGATAGAGCAAAAACCTCTGTTTCAAGGAAAGTACTTATGCCTAGTATCACTGGTATATTCCACAGGAAGAGAAACCAAGTTGAAGGTGGTTCTCCTTCTTATCTGCCCGGAGAGGAGCCTGTGTGA
- the LOC113690935 gene encoding uncharacterized protein, with translation MASTREDALSFLNPSTSSPVTVSDADSFLLDSSQIGSASGSFQNEGFLGGLDATAAAVNIDAEFGFSRPDFRQSPLVGTVEFYERHVFLCYKNPQVWPPRIEAAEFDRLPRLLSAALCARKADMKRQIRLAICEGHDGTETSNGDVLIFPDMVRYRRLTHFDVDTFVEEVLVKDGEWLPGTPEALRGWYIFVCCHGTRDRRCGVCGPALVNKFNEDIELHGLQHKVSVSPCSHVGGHKYAGNVIIFGPNIHKEITGHWYGYVTPDDVPILLEQHIRKGEIVDWLWRGRMGLSEDEQINSQELRLTMNLMQTNDKSSNTCGSQAEGCCQANGNSLCCQNPPLPEKRETPELKEEAGKFTAEKNKSLKKQISRRNSGKGASCRKVCSMPTWFESWEREDTYATLAVIGAVLSVAFAYNCFKQLSF, from the exons ATGGCTAGCACTCGAGAGGATGCTCTCTCGTTCTTGAACCCTTCTACTTCTTCTCCAGTCACAGTCTCCGACGCTGACAGCTTTCTGCTCGACAGCTCCCAAATCGGTAGCGCCTCCGGAAGCTTCCAAAACGAGGGATTTCTTGGAGGCCTTGATGCTACTGCTGCAGCTGTAAATATTGATGCTGAGTTTGGATTCTCTAGGCCTGATTTTAGGCAGAGCCCGTTGGTCGGAACAGTCGAGTTCTATGAGCGCCACGTGTTCCTTTGTTACAAGAATCCGCAGGTTTGGCCTCCTCGGATTGAGGCTGCTGAGTTTGATCGCTTGCCCAGGCTTCTTTCTGCCGCTCTATGTGCTAGGAAGGCTGATATGAAGAGACAG ATTCGGTTAGCAATATGTGAGGGGCATGATGGAACTGAGACATCAAATGGTGATGTCCTAATATTTCCAGACATGGTCAGATACAG GAGGTTAACTCATTTTGACGTGGACACGTTTGTTGAGGAAGTACTTGTGAAGGATGGTGAATGGTTGCCTGGAACACCAGAAGCTCTAAGGGGCTGGTACATATTTGTGTGTTGTCATGGTACTAGGGATAGACGGTGTGGTGTTTGTGGGCCTGCTCTTGTTAATAAGTTCAATGAAGACATCGAATTACATGGTCTTCAACATAAGGTATCTGTTAGTCCGTGCTCGCATGTTGGGGGACACAAGTATGCTGGAAACGTGATCATATTTGGGCCAAATATCCATAAAGAAATCACTGGTCACTG GTATGGGTACGTGACACCAGATGATGTACCAATTTTGCTTGAGCAGCATATAAGGAAAGGAGAAATTGTAGATTGGTTATGGag GGGACGGATGGGATTATCAGAAGATGAACAAATAAACTCTCAGGAACTACGGCTCACAATGAACTTGATGCAAACCAATGATAAGAGTTCCAATACATGTGGTTCTCAAGCAGAGGGATGTTGCCAGGCAAATGGAAACTCCCTTTGTTGCCAGAACCCTCCATTACCAGAAAAGAGAGAGACTCCTGAACTGAAAGAAGAGGCAGGAAAGTTTACAGCTGAAAAGAACAAGAGCCTTAAGAAACAAATTTCTCGACGGAATAGTGGCAAAGGGGCTTCCTGTCGCAAGGTCTGTTCTATGCCTACTTGGTTTGAAAGCTGGGAACGTGAAGACACATACGCAACACTCGCTGTTATTGGTGCTGTCCTATCAGTGGCCTTTGCCTATAATTGCTTCAAACAGTTAAG TTTCTGA